The following proteins are encoded in a genomic region of Bernardetia sp. MNP-M8:
- a CDS encoding glycosyltransferase: MNILHITPSYKPAYIYGGTTVSISRLCEAQAHFINSQTIKNNKSANKVTVYTTTANGNEELDVESNKPILVDGVEVWYFERQTKDHTHFSMALLKKLFQTAQNFDAIHVHSWWNTVVIFSVLICILKGVKVIVAPRGMLGEYTLQSQKKSPKSIFHKFLGKKLLKKSYLHLTAQIEREEVDYIKDNRVFVLPNLLSIPINQNKIEKTNTQDKEDTNTFKLVFMSRIHHKKGLEILIEAISQLKKQNNKNSKINLQLDLIGKSESIEYQNSLQKLIIQNNLENKVKWIGWLEGNQKFEHLEKSDLFVLPSFNENFANVVIECLSTGTPVLVSDKVGLADYVKEKELGWVCKTNSIDSLLQTLEIAVNDKIKREKIRQTAPQIIQNDFSSQKLAQKYIEMYQKIKDTNQTM; this comes from the coding sequence TTGAATATTCTTCATATTACCCCTTCTTACAAACCTGCCTATATCTATGGAGGAACTACTGTATCGATAAGCCGATTGTGTGAAGCTCAAGCTCATTTTATAAATAGTCAGACTATAAAAAATAATAAATCAGCTAATAAAGTTACTGTTTATACCACAACAGCAAATGGAAATGAAGAACTAGATGTTGAGAGTAATAAGCCTATTTTAGTAGATGGTGTAGAAGTTTGGTATTTCGAAAGGCAAACAAAAGACCATACTCATTTTTCTATGGCTCTTTTAAAAAAACTATTCCAAACAGCTCAAAACTTTGATGCTATTCATGTGCATTCGTGGTGGAATACTGTTGTTATTTTTTCTGTTTTGATATGTATTTTGAAAGGAGTAAAAGTAATTGTTGCTCCTCGTGGAATGCTTGGTGAATATACATTGCAATCACAAAAAAAATCTCCAAAGAGTATTTTTCATAAATTTTTAGGCAAAAAGCTACTAAAAAAATCATATTTACATCTCACAGCACAAATAGAAAGAGAAGAAGTTGATTATATCAAAGATAATCGTGTTTTTGTATTGCCTAATTTATTATCTATTCCTATTAATCAAAATAAAATAGAAAAAACAAACACACAAGATAAAGAAGATACTAATACTTTCAAATTAGTCTTTATGTCTAGGATTCATCACAAAAAAGGACTAGAAATTTTGATTGAAGCCATCTCACAACTTAAGAAGCAAAACAATAAAAATTCAAAAATAAATCTGCAACTTGATTTGATAGGGAAAAGTGAAAGTATAGAGTATCAAAATTCTTTGCAAAAATTGATTATTCAAAATAATTTAGAAAACAAAGTAAAATGGATAGGTTGGTTAGAAGGAAACCAAAAATTTGAACATTTAGAAAAATCTGATCTTTTTGTACTGCCTTCCTTTAATGAAAATTTTGCCAATGTAGTTATAGAATGTTTAAGTACAGGAACTCCTGTTTTGGTTTCAGATAAGGTAGGATTAGCTGATTATGTAAAAGAAAAAGAATTGGGCTGGGTTTGTAAAACAAATAGTATAGATTCTTTACTTCAAACTTTAGAAATAGCTGTTAATGACAAAATAAAAAGAGAAAAAATCCGACAAACTGCTCCTCAAATTATTCAAAATGATTTTTCTTCTCAGAAATTAGCTCAAAAATATATAGAAATGTATCAAAAAATTAAAGATACAAACCAAACCATGTAA
- the mrdA gene encoding penicillin-binding protein 2 produces the protein MNDLRRYIIQVAILVVLLIYGFQLLWLQVISDDFQQQAQNTSTRTNILYPPRGLVYDRNGKLLVENNPVFDIEIIAKEFKLEPNDTTRLCELLRISLEEFRDKLQKAKHGLQRYKPYLFIKQMSVENYAKIQDELSDYEGIYPNVRTIRKYPYSSFSGGLGYVREIDQRMLSKDTADYYRRGDMLGISGIERSYEKELRGKRGVQQVMYDRLGIARGAFKDGQYDTLPEAGMTLQTTIDAELQTYGEYLMQNKIGSIVALDPKTGEVLSMVSAPTFDPNLLTGEGTEVAKNYLMLSQDPTKPLYNRALQAAYPPGSTFKIVQALIGLQDGVLDTVHTSFSCSKELVNCHNHPSPLNIHGSIQHSCNPFYYKSFIRIIRQHRSENDKEDTRVGLDSWHDHALSFGFGRQLGIDLPYESRGLIPSTAYYDKIAERRGYGWKLGNIYSLSIGQGEMSAVPLQLANFAAILANRGHYYIPHVVRAINDTTLVDIKYRTKQKTTVDEKYFPYVVDAMADVVRAGTARRARIDDIIVCGKTGTVQNPHGEDHSIFIAFAPKDNPKIAIAVIVENAGFGGTWAAPIASLMIEKYINDTISDANVKYKEQRVVELNLIEQEKIRLEKEEERKRQKMQKKKEEKQAILITQKNNTAKENTEKSNIVLAEAKREDEE, from the coding sequence TTGAACGACCTTCGAAGATATATCATTCAAGTAGCTATTTTAGTAGTTTTGTTAATTTATGGTTTCCAACTACTTTGGTTGCAAGTCATTTCCGATGATTTTCAACAGCAAGCTCAAAATACTTCTACACGAACAAATATTTTATACCCTCCTCGTGGTCTTGTTTATGATAGAAATGGAAAATTATTGGTTGAAAATAATCCTGTTTTTGATATAGAAATTATAGCAAAAGAGTTTAAATTAGAACCTAATGATACCACTCGTTTGTGTGAGCTTTTGCGTATTTCCTTAGAAGAATTTAGAGATAAGTTACAGAAAGCAAAGCATGGCTTGCAGCGTTATAAGCCTTATCTATTTATAAAACAGATGTCAGTAGAGAATTATGCCAAAATTCAGGATGAACTCTCTGATTATGAAGGTATTTATCCAAATGTAAGAACGATTCGTAAATATCCATACTCTTCTTTCTCTGGTGGTTTGGGATATGTGCGTGAAATCGACCAAAGAATGCTTTCTAAAGACACAGCAGACTATTACCGACGTGGAGATATGCTTGGTATTAGTGGAATAGAGAGAAGCTATGAAAAAGAATTAAGAGGAAAAAGAGGCGTACAGCAGGTTATGTATGACCGTTTGGGAATTGCTAGAGGAGCTTTCAAAGATGGACAATATGACACACTTCCAGAAGCAGGAATGACTCTTCAAACTACAATAGATGCCGAACTTCAAACGTATGGAGAGTATTTGATGCAAAACAAAATTGGTAGTATTGTCGCCCTTGACCCAAAAACGGGTGAAGTATTATCGATGGTTTCTGCACCTACTTTTGATCCAAATTTATTAACAGGAGAAGGAACAGAAGTAGCCAAAAATTATTTAATGCTTTCTCAAGATCCAACAAAACCACTTTATAATCGTGCTTTACAAGCAGCCTATCCCCCTGGTTCTACATTTAAGATTGTACAGGCTCTGATTGGTTTGCAAGATGGTGTTTTAGATACAGTTCATACTTCATTTAGCTGTTCGAAAGAATTGGTAAACTGTCATAATCATCCTTCGCCATTGAATATACATGGTTCTATTCAGCACTCTTGTAATCCATTTTATTATAAATCTTTTATCCGAATCATTCGTCAGCATCGTTCAGAAAATGATAAAGAGGATACTCGTGTTGGTTTGGATAGTTGGCATGACCATGCTTTATCGTTTGGTTTTGGTAGACAGTTAGGTATAGATTTACCTTATGAAAGCAGAGGACTTATTCCCTCAACAGCCTATTATGATAAAATTGCTGAACGTCGTGGGTATGGTTGGAAGTTAGGAAATATATATTCCCTCAGTATTGGACAGGGAGAGATGAGTGCTGTTCCATTACAACTGGCTAATTTTGCAGCTATTCTAGCTAATAGAGGACATTATTACATTCCTCATGTTGTTAGAGCAATAAATGATACTACTTTGGTAGATATAAAATACAGAACAAAGCAAAAAACGACAGTAGATGAAAAATATTTTCCTTATGTTGTTGATGCTATGGCTGATGTAGTTCGTGCAGGAACAGCACGTAGAGCAAGAATAGATGATATTATTGTTTGTGGAAAAACAGGAACAGTTCAGAATCCACACGGAGAAGACCATTCTATTTTTATAGCCTTTGCACCAAAAGATAATCCCAAAATTGCGATAGCTGTTATAGTAGAAAATGCAGGTTTTGGAGGAACATGGGCAGCTCCAATAGCAAGTTTGATGATAGAAAAATATATCAACGATACCATTTCTGATGCAAATGTAAAGTATAAAGAACAGAGAGTTGTAGAACTAAATCTAATAGAACAAGAAAAAATACGATTAGAGAAAGAAGAAGAAAGAAAAAGACAAAAAATGCAAAAAAAGAAGGAGGAAAAACAAGCCATACTCATTACACAAAAGAATAATACTGCTAAAGAAAATACAGAAAAATCTAATATTGTATTAGCAGAAGCAAAAAGAGAAGATGAAGAATAG
- a CDS encoding Crp/Fnr family transcriptional regulator: protein MIRTNSELLEYVSRNIKNTTTYFIEEKIPKNHILIEQNQKVPYAYVIQTGIAKCYLTEDTGNDFIQEFFGEGELFGEIEIINESLSFCAIESISDMVVYKISKIHFSELLQNDKEFNALIVKAMANKIKYKALRHSHNQSHSIKSNLLRLKKQFPQLMKIISKQDIANYLGITLRSFNRILKEIDK, encoded by the coding sequence ATGATTAGAACTAATTCGGAATTACTTGAATATGTAAGTAGGAATATAAAAAATACTACAACCTATTTTATTGAAGAAAAAATTCCAAAAAATCACATTTTAATTGAGCAAAATCAAAAAGTACCTTATGCTTATGTGATCCAAACAGGAATTGCAAAGTGTTATCTTACAGAAGACACAGGAAATGATTTTATACAAGAGTTTTTTGGAGAAGGTGAGCTTTTCGGAGAAATAGAAATAATCAATGAAAGTCTGAGTTTTTGTGCCATAGAATCTATTTCAGATATGGTGGTATATAAAATCTCTAAGATTCATTTTTCAGAACTTTTGCAAAATGATAAAGAATTCAATGCCCTGATTGTAAAAGCCATGGCTAATAAAATTAAGTACAAAGCTCTAAGGCATTCTCACAATCAGTCTCATTCTATTAAATCAAATTTATTGAGATTAAAAAAACAGTTTCCCCAACTAATGAAAATTATTTCAAAACAAGACATTGCTAATTACTTAGGAATTACACTTCGCAGCTTTAATAGAATTTTGAAAGAGATTGATAAATAG
- a CDS encoding HD domain-containing protein, translated as METNRLNSQIEFIKEIDKLKYIQRKTKLFNSNRHENDAEHSWHLAMMAMILAEHSNEDIDILKVLKMLLIHDLVEIDAGDTFLYDTTKNHVNTDNELIAAKRIFGILPEDQTQEYIQLWQEFEDGKTKESKFAKTMDRFEPILQNESNKGGTWTEFRVPYNKIIEKVKGIKLGSSIIWDYTLSILDNFRKNKIIND; from the coding sequence ATGGAAACTAACAGACTCAACAGTCAAATTGAATTTATCAAAGAAATAGATAAACTAAAATATATCCAAAGAAAAACGAAACTCTTCAATAGCAACAGACACGAAAATGATGCTGAACACAGTTGGCATTTGGCAATGATGGCAATGATACTGGCAGAACATTCTAACGAAGATATAGATATTTTGAAAGTTTTGAAAATGTTATTGATTCATGATTTAGTAGAAATAGATGCAGGAGATACTTTTCTTTATGATACAACCAAAAATCATGTCAATACAGATAACGAACTAATAGCAGCAAAACGAATATTTGGAATACTTCCCGAAGACCAAACTCAAGAGTACATTCAGTTATGGCAAGAATTTGAAGATGGAAAGACAAAAGAATCAAAATTTGCAAAGACAATGGATAGATTTGAACCTATACTTCAAAATGAATCTAATAAAGGAGGAACTTGGACAGAATTCAGAGTCCCTTACAACAAAATTATAGAAAAAGTAAAAGGAATTAAACTTGGTTCTAGCATAATTTGGGATTACACACTATCCATTCTTGATAATTTCAGAAAAAACAAAATTATAAATGATTAA
- a CDS encoding MFS transporter, with protein sequence MIKSDSIYTLNFGLVCLSCLLFSASFNMLIPELPDYLSELGGGNYIGLIIALFTLTAGISRPFSGKLTDSIGRKPVIIIGALVCVLCGFLYPILTSVAGFLLLRLVHGFSTGFSPTAIAAYVSDIVPSKRWGEALGIQSLFFSMGLALGPAIGSSIKLYYSFEVLFYSSSFFALLSIILVSRLEETLPNKQKFSTSTLKLGRNDIIAKEVLSPALVTLLSYLSFGIILTLIPDWTQHLGGKNKGLFFIVYTIASLFVRFIAGKLSDKYSRTLIVSIGLGFTIISLVLMGTLQTLFGLLFSAIIYGIGMGIVSPSLSAWTIDLSNPKTKGKAIATRFIALEIGIGLGAFLSGWYYQSDIARIPIVFYTCAVMILVAFVYVVGLYRNVKQ encoded by the coding sequence ATGATTAAGTCAGACTCAATTTATACACTAAACTTTGGCTTAGTTTGTCTGAGCTGTTTGCTTTTTTCGGCTAGTTTTAATATGCTAATTCCAGAACTCCCAGATTATTTGAGTGAGCTTGGAGGAGGCAACTATATTGGTTTAATTATCGCATTATTTACTCTTACGGCTGGCATTTCAAGACCTTTTAGTGGAAAGCTAACTGATTCTATTGGACGAAAACCTGTTATCATAATTGGTGCTTTAGTTTGTGTACTTTGTGGTTTTTTATATCCTATTCTGACGAGTGTTGCAGGATTTTTACTTCTACGATTGGTACATGGATTTTCGACAGGATTTAGTCCTACTGCCATTGCAGCTTATGTTTCTGATATTGTTCCTTCCAAAAGATGGGGAGAAGCCTTAGGAATTCAAAGTTTATTTTTTAGTATGGGTTTAGCTTTAGGACCTGCTATTGGAAGTTCTATCAAACTCTACTATTCTTTCGAAGTATTATTTTATAGTTCTTCTTTTTTTGCTCTTTTATCTATCATTTTAGTTTCTAGGCTAGAAGAAACATTACCCAATAAACAGAAATTTAGCACATCTACTTTAAAATTAGGCAGAAACGATATTATAGCAAAAGAAGTGCTTTCTCCTGCTTTAGTTACGCTTTTATCTTATCTATCTTTTGGTATAATTTTGACTTTAATTCCTGATTGGACACAACACTTAGGAGGAAAAAACAAAGGATTATTTTTCATTGTTTATACCATTGCTTCTTTGTTTGTGAGATTTATAGCAGGAAAATTATCGGATAAGTACAGTCGAACATTAATTGTAAGCATTGGGCTTGGCTTTACAATTATCTCTTTAGTTTTGATGGGAACATTACAAACGTTATTTGGACTTCTTTTTAGTGCTATAATTTATGGAATAGGAATGGGTATTGTTTCACCTTCTCTGAGTGCTTGGACAATAGATTTGAGTAACCCAAAAACAAAAGGAAAAGCAATCGCTACTAGATTTATCGCCTTAGAAATAGGAATTGGATTAGGAGCTTTCCTTTCTGGTTGGTATTATCAAAGTGATATTGCTAGAATTCCTATTGTGTTTTATACTTGTGCTGTAATGATTTTAGTTGCTTTTGTTTATGTGGTTGGGTTGTATAGGAATGTAAAGCAATAA
- a CDS encoding MBL fold metallo-hydrolase: MISIQQFTFNQFQENTFVLFDETKEAIIIDPGCYSPQEKEVLKAFIKQNDLKVVRLINTHCHIDHVLGNKFIKDTYDVKLEAHRIESEQLNQVPLYAPSYGFGGYDATTVDIFIDEKTDITFGNSTLKTLFVPGHSPGHLAFYSAEQKFCINGDVLFLQSIGRTDLPGGSMEVLRDTIQNVMYKLPDDTKIYCGHGNPTMIGFEKKNNHFIREA, encoded by the coding sequence ATGATTTCTATACAACAATTTACATTTAATCAGTTTCAAGAAAACACTTTTGTACTTTTTGATGAAACAAAAGAAGCCATTATCATTGACCCTGGATGTTATTCGCCACAAGAGAAGGAAGTTTTGAAGGCTTTTATTAAGCAAAATGACTTGAAAGTAGTTCGTCTTATCAATACACATTGCCATATTGACCACGTTTTGGGAAATAAGTTTATTAAAGATACTTATGATGTAAAATTAGAAGCACATAGAATTGAATCCGAACAACTCAATCAAGTTCCGTTATATGCTCCTTCGTATGGTTTTGGTGGATATGATGCCACAACAGTAGATATTTTTATAGACGAAAAAACAGATATTACTTTTGGTAACTCTACACTAAAAACGCTTTTCGTACCAGGACATTCCCCAGGGCATTTGGCTTTTTATTCGGCAGAACAAAAATTTTGTATTAATGGTGATGTTCTTTTTCTTCAAAGTATTGGAAGAACTGATTTACCTGGAGGAAGTATGGAAGTTTTGAGAGACACAATTCAGAATGTAATGTACAAACTACCAGATGATACAAAAATTTATTGTGGACATGGAAACCCTACTATGATTGGTTTTGAGAAGAAAAATAATCATTTTATTAGAGAGGCTTAA